The DNA sequence TCCGCGGCATCTTGTAGTTCACGACGGCGACGCCGACCGTGTCGTTACTGCTGGAAATGTCACCGTGATACATTGCGCGTCTCCTCTCCTCGACGTGAATCCCGCGCCGTCACGCCCGGCCACGGGTGCGGGTTTGTCTCTTCGCGCCGCTGCATGCGGCGGCCATGCCCAGCCCCGGACCGCTCCTCTCCGCGGCTAGATCATGTGCTCGGCGACGACCGCGTCGGTCAGCTCCGCGACCGGCCCGGCAGCGACGGCGCTGCCCTTGACGATCATCGCGAAACGATGCGCGGCCGAACGCGCGAATGCTACATTCTGTTCGACCAGCAGGATAGTCAGACCGAGTTCACGATTGAGCCGCTGGATCGCATCCTCGATCAGCTCGACGATGTTGGGCTGGATGCCCTCGGTCGGCTCGTCGAGCAGCAGGATCTTCGGCTCCGCCGCCAGCGCGCGTGCGATCGCCAGCTGCTGCTGCTGGCCGCCGGACAGCAGGCCGCCCGGTTTGCCCATGTTGTCGCGCAGATAGGGGAACAGCTCGATGGCGAGCTCGGGCACTCGACGCGGCTTGCCCGGGCGCGCGAAGCCGCCCATCAGGATGTTCTCGCGCACCGTGAAGTCCGGGATGATCTGCCGGCCCTGCGGGACATAGGCGATGCCGGCCCGCGCCCGCTCGTAGGTCGACACGCCGGTCAGGTCGCTGCCGTCAAGGCGGATCTGGCCCTCGATGCGGTCGGTCAGGCCCATGATCGTCTTCATCAGCGTCGTCTTGCCGACGCCGTTGCGGCCGAGGATCGCGACGATCTGGCCGTCCGGCGCATCGAGCGACAGGTCGTGCAGGATCTGGCTGCGGCCGTAGAAGCTGTCGACTTTGTCCAGCGACAGCATCAGTGGATCCCCCCGCTGCCGAGATAGGCTTCCTTGACCGCGGCGTTGCTCTCGATCTCGCCGACCGTGCCCTCGGCCAGGCGCTTGCCCAGGTGCATGACCGTAATCTTTTCAGCGATCTCGCGGACGAAGCTCATGTCATGCTCGACTACCAGGATGGTGTGCGCACCCTTCATGCCGTTGACGATGCGCGACGTCTTCAGCGTCTCGGCGTGTGTCATCCCGGCAGTCGGCTCGTCCAGCAGGATGATCTTCGGGTCCTGGATGATCAGCATGCCCAGTTCCAGCCACTGGGTCTCGCCATGCGAAAGGGTGCCGGCGAATTCGTGCACCTTGTCGCCCAGCTCGATCAGCTCCAGCACGCGGTCGACCTGCTTGCGCCGGGCCGAGGGCAGGCTGAGCCCCAGGTTGCCCAGCACGTTCTTGCGCTCGGTCGCAGCCACGATCAGGTTCTGCATCACGGTCAGGCCGCGGAAGATGCTGGGGATCTGGAACTTGCGGCCGACGCCGGCGCGGGCGATCTCGTGCTCCTGCCTGTTGGTGATGTCGGTGCCGTGCAGGAACACCCTGCCGCCGGTCGCCTTGGTCTTGCCGCTGACCAGGTCCATCAGCGTGGTCTTGCCGGCGCCGTTGGCGCCGATCAGCACCCTGAGCTCGCCCTCGGCCACCTCCATCGAGAAGCCGTCGACCGCCTTGAAGCCGCCGTAGTCGAGCTCGAGGTCGCGGATTTCCAGTGCCGCTTGTGCCATCGCTCAGCCCTGCCCGTCCTGGGTGGCCGCCTTGGCGGCGACCGCGCGATCGCCGCGCCGGCCGACGCCGAGCAGCCGATCGCCGACGTCGTTGGCGAAGCCGGCCAGGCCGCGCGGCAGGAACAGCACGACCAGGATGAACAGCACGCCGATGATCGCCTTCCAGGCCTCGACCAGCTCGTCGGTCTCGCTGGCCGACGCCTCGATGATGTTGATCAGGATCGCGCCGATGCAGGCGCCGAGCAGCGAATTGCGCCCGCCGACCGCGGCCCAGACCACCATGGTGATCGAGAAGCTGAGGTCCATGAAAGTGGGCGAGGCGAATTCCGAGGCAACCACGAAAAGCATGCCGGCCAAACCGGCAATGCCGGCTGACACGGCAAAGAAGAAGGTCTGGTAGCGGGCGACATTGAAGCCGAGAAACCGGCGCGGTTCTCGTCATCGCGGATCGATTGCGGATCCAGGGCCGGCCCGGTGCTCGACAAGCCAGCGACCGAAGATCAGCACCAGCCGCCGTTGCAACCGCGATCACGTAGTAGGTCTCGACGAAATACGGATCGAGTTCGGCCCGCCGACCGTGAACCAGCCCAGGTCGGTCAGCCCGTTGAACCCGTTGGTGAACGGCTGCGCATCGATCACGACAAGTCGGACCAGCAGCACCATGCGCCAAGGCATGATGATGGCGATGAACACGCCGGAGATGCGCAGCCGAACAGGATGTAGCCGACGATCGTTGCAACCAGGACCGGCAGTGACGATGCCCATCAAAACACCGAACCATTGGTTCTCGAACGGTATCCACAGGAACGAGCCCTGGTTGATGCAGCACAGTCTCCACGCGCGCATCGGGCTCCGCGTTCCACAGCATGAAGTCGGGGATGGGCTGATCGGAGCCCTGGGCCAGGCTGGTCGGGCTCGCCAGTTTCAGCGACATCGCCAGCATGTAGGCGCCCAAGCCGAAGAACAGTCCCCTGCCCAAGAGGTTGAGGATGCCGGCATAGCCCCACTGAGCGAGATGGCGACGCCGAGCATGCCGAAGACGATACTTCGATATGCGGTTCAGCCAGAACACGTCATCGAGGAATGTGGGCAACAGCAGGATGGCGGCGATGAAGAGCAGATACGCGCCATAGTCGAAGATTCTCTTTCTGGCGTGCACGGTCAGCGCCCCTTGAACGAGAACAGGCCCTTGGGCCGCCACAGATGACGATGATGACCAGCCCGAAGATGAACGCGCGGGCAAGAATGTCGGTAGAACACGCTGGCGACGATGCCATTGACCTCGCCGAGCCCGAGCGACGGAGACCATGCGTTCCGAGCAGGCTGCCGACGCCGCCGACAACCACGACCAGGAAGCCGTTGACCACTTCCTGCGTACCCATGTCGGGGAAACACGGTCTTGAAGCCGGACATCATCACGCCCGCGACCCCGGCGAGGCCGGAGCCGTAGGCGAAGGTCAGCGCGTTGACCCGCTTGACGTTGATGCCGCAGGAGGCCGGCCATCTGCGGGTTGCGCATGTCGCGCGGACCTGCTGTCCCATCGACGTGCGGTACATCAGGTACCAGGTCAGCACGGTCAGCGCGGCGGTCAGCACGATGATGAAGCTGCGATAGGGCTGCAGCAGGAAGTCGCCGATCGCGATCGGTTCGACTCAGTGCCGCTGGCACGTTGACGTTCTGCAGGCCGGGACCCAAGCCGTCGATGTGGATGTCGAAGAAGGTGAGGCCGAATTCCAACCGGATGCATTGCTGGAGCAGGATTCCGATACCCCAGGTCGCCAGCAATGTGTCGAGCAGGCGGCCGTATAGCTGGCGCACCACCACGCGTTCGATCACCAGCCCGATCCAGCGCCGCGACCACAAAGCGACCGGTATGGCAAATAAGAGGTTCAGCCCGAGATAGTGTCTGAACAGACCGTGGTGTAGGCGCCGATCATCACCATCTCGCCGTGGGCCATGTTGATGACCCCCATCGCCCCATAGGTTATCGACAACCCCAGGGCGATAAGCAGCAAGATCGAGCCCAGGCTGAGCCCGATGAAGATAACTTCCATCTGTTTTCCCGCCGCGCCAGCGGTCGGCGCCCGCAGGCGCCGACCGGAATACCTTGCGCTTACAGCTTGGAGGTGTCGAGGCCGCTCTCGAGAACAGGTTGTCCTCGGTCTCGCCATAGGCATAGGGAGCGGGAAGATCGGCTCCGGATACTCGTCGACGATCACGCCCTGGCCTTCTGCATTCCATTGCGAAATGCGTGGCGTCAGGTAGGTGTGCAGGTTCTCCGGCGCGATCTTCACGTGACCGTTCGCCGCGTCCATCTCCTGCCCCTTGATCGCCTCGCGGATGTTGTCCGGCGTGATGTCGCCGTTCAACGTCCGCGCAGCCTGCGCCCACAGGTGCACCTGGAAGTAGGAATTCCCAGGCCGCAGGTGCGTCACCGCATTGGGATCGTTCACGTAGGCCCGATAGTTCTCGATGAAGGTGTGGTTGATGTCGGTATCGATGGCCTGGAAATACGGGAATGACGAGTAGCTGACCGCGAACCCGGCCCATCGCCGCGGACCGATCGACGTCACAGTCGCACAGATCGGCAGCGCGTCCTGGGTCAATGCCCTGGTTCTTGTATTCGCGGTAGAACGACCACGGAATCGTCACCGACCACGTTCGACAGCACCACGTCGCAGCCGGAATCCTTGATCTTGGAGACCATGGCGCCCCACTCGGAATGGCCGAGTTCCAGATACTCGTCCGCCCACTCCGCGCCGTTGGCTCTTCGATCAGGATCTTGCAGACCTTGGCCATCTCGCGCGGATAGATATAGTTCGAGCCGACGATGAAGAACGTCTTCTTGCCCAGCGTGTTGATGATCCACGGAATGTAGTTCGACAGCTGCTGGTTCGGCACCGCGCCGGTGTAGACGACGTTCTTCGAGCATTCGAAGCCCTCATAGAACGTCGGGTAGTACATGCTGTTGCGCCGCTCGAACACCGGCGGACCGCCTTGCGGCTGGCCGAGGTGTAAGAGCCGAACACCGTCCGTCCGATCCTCAGACCAGCTTGCTCGCCTTTTCATTATAGGTCTGCGGGTCGGAGGCACCGTCCTCGACGATCGGGCTGATCATGGTGCCGTTGATGCCGCCGGCGGCATTGACCTCGTCGATTGCCATCAAGCGTGGCATCGGCCAGCGACTTCTCGATGATCGACAGGCCGCCGGTCAGCGAGAACAGCACGCCGAGCTCGATGGTGTCTTGCGCCTTGGCCGTGCGGTGAAAGAAGTAGGTGTCGGAAACGTGGCGGCCAATCCGGCCGCCGCCGAAGTTCTGAGCAGCTTCCGGCGTCCGATCCTTGTGACTTGAGCATGCGCTTGTCCCCTCCTCGTTTTGTGCGGCGCATCACGCCGCCAGGGTTGAGCCCTCATTGCTCACGGCGCCTGCGGACGCGACGCCTGCAACGGGCATTATGCAGGATATGTACACAAATGCCAGCGACTCTCTATGCATGCGCCGTGCCGCTAGGGCATGCTGCGCACGCCCTTGTGTGTTTGCAAAATAGCATTCATAATTTGTCCAGCGGGCCCAGCCGGCGGCCGCTCAATACCATGGCGCGGAGGATTTGTGCAGAAACAGATTGCTGGAGCCATGAGCGGCGAATCGGTGGATCCGATG is a window from the Alphaproteobacteria bacterium genome containing:
- the urtD gene encoding urea ABC transporter ATP-binding protein UrtD, with the translated sequence MAQAALEIRDLELDYGGFKAVDGFSMEVAEGELRVLIGANGAGKTTLMDLVSGKTKATGGRVFLHGTDITNRQEHEIARAGVGRKFQIPSIFRGLTVMQNLIVAATERKNVLGNLGLSLPSARRKQVDRVLELIELGDKVHEFAGTLSHGETQWLELGMLIIQDPKIILLDEPTAGMTHAETLKTSRIVNGMKGAHTILVVEHDMSFVREIAEKITVMHLGKRLAEGTVGEIESNAAVKEAYLGSGGIH
- the urtE gene encoding urea ABC transporter ATP-binding subunit UrtE: MLSLDKVDSFYGRSQILHDLSLDAPDGQIVAILGRNGVGKTTLMKTIMGLTDRIEGQIRLDGSDLTGVSTYERARAGIAYVPQGRQIIPDFTVRENILMGGFARPGKPRRVPELAIELFPYLRDNMGKPGGLLSGGQQQQLAIARALAAEPKILLLDEPTEGIQPNIVELIEDAIQRLNRELGLTILLVEQNVAFARSAAHRFAMIVKGSAVAAGPVAELTDAVVAEHMI